AATGCCTAATTCCCTCAGCTCTTCAGAgacaaataaacaggaaaaagattTTGCTTCTTGTGTCCAAAAGCCAGCCGAGTTGTCTTTGATTAATTAGCCACTGCAGTGATCTCTGTAGGCAAAAGGCTTTTCAGTTGCTTTCCATCATTACTCCATCCTAGCTAGAGTCAGCCACATTtaaaaactgcaggaaaattactttggttttggtgttgccTGTGGGAACAGGAACAGGAGTAGCAACCATTTGCCCTCCTTAGGATGCTCTGTGTGCAAACTCAGCCTTTCCAAACCTTGCTTCCTTGGCAAATGCTAGGTATTTTTTAGTTGCTCAGTTGTCTTCATCCTAACTTCTGTCTTTTCCCCACCAGTCTCTAAAGCCTTAGGACACACTGTTCTCAAGTTAGTTAACTGTTCCTGGTTATCTGCAATAGCGTTTTCAATGCCAGCACCTTCAGCATGGTATCTAAATACCTCCTGTGGAGTGGTTTTTCACTAAGTTTTGTAAGTATTGCTGGTACCTGAGTCAAGCAACAGAATTCCTGTATAAAAACATGAACTGCGCCATGCCACATGCCAGGCCTCAGCCGACTGCCCTCTGCAGATAGCTTTTACACTGACTCTTGAATCTCATTACCTTTTAATTGTGAATTATGACCATATAGGGAAAACCTAACACAGTTCACTGATTGTCCAGTTGGCTACAGGTATTTCATTTATCATTCACTGGCAGATACACTTCTAACCTCTCACTTGTCTGATCATGTTCTCAGGGCCATCAAATAGCGAAGGGGCCGGCAAAATCAGCCTCTTGAAGAAAGTACCAGCACTAAAGGACGGAGACTTCACCCTAGCAGAATGGTAAGAACTCAGTCCTTAGACTTCCTTGGGTACCAGTAATCTGCACAGCATTTAGGAGATGTCATTCCTGCTGAATGATTAAGTATCACAGAATTTATGAACATGTCACTCATTTTTAATAGTATAACCTCGTCTGTTCTGTTCccattttctgtttgaattatCTTTCAGAATGTAAACAAATCAGCTGACTTAACTTCTTGATCTTATCCTGAGTGCAGTTACCTCAAAATGGGATTGCAAACATTTCTGGGAAATGTTTGAAGCTTATAAAAATCCTTTTTACCCTaggaaaaaattctgtttatctCAATTAGTCATAAAGGCCAAGTGAACACCTACAGAGGTAAAATTTAGGTTTTACACTATAAGATCAATATGGATACTGGTTAATGGTGTCATAATACTGAAATAATCAAACTATAGTAGTATCAGCACAGTAGGAGggtctgcattttcttctgttttgtcagCACAGGATTTTCTGTGGCGTCTCTTTTTGTAGTCACAGCCTACATATTGTTGCAGATGActaagatttttttccatctgactTCTCCTGCCAATTAGTGAAAGTATAACATCTGGACAAACACAAAAAGATTCTGTAGGCTCTCCCTGCTGGgacttccactgacttcagtggaagctGCAGGCTAGAGACAGATCTGATGAAAAGGCAAAATAAGCCATTAGAGAGTTTCATTTAGTACACAAGTGCATAAATGTGCACAAGTCTCAGAGAGATGAGTCAGAACATGCGAGGAACAAGTGGGGTTAACATTGCTGACTGATAGGTGATTATGGAGGTTTATCGTTGGTTTACCCCAGCACTGTCTAGCAGTAGTCTGCAACATAGAACAGTGCTGTGATTTTCCAGCAGGTGAAAGTTTTAATGGGAATTAAGGTGATTAAGTGCCATCTCTGATGTCACCATGAATTAGATGCCTATATATGGTCCTAGACTCCATTGGAAATCCTGATCTGAATGCTTTTTAGTGGAAGCAGCAAGTTCagaaggggcaggagagggagtTTAGGCGAAAGCATTCTCCATCGTAACTGCCTGACCCCTTTCTTGTCTCTTGTTAATGTCTGAACAGCACTGCCATTCTGCTGTATCTGAGTCGAAAGTACAACACTCCCGACCACTGGTACCCATCAGACATACAAAAACGAGCCCGAGTAGATGAATACCTCTCATGGCATCACGCTAACATCCGGGCTAATGCTCCTAAGACCATGTGGATCAAGGTAAGGAAATTGAATATTAAAATGCAAGTAATGTTTTCCTGGCAGAATATTGAGCATTTGAGCAGACCTAATTCGGAGAGAGTTTGTCACACTGAAATAACAAACCTCGGCCATTCCTAGCTGAGAGGAGCCGTCAGAGAGGGAGCTGTTCCTAATTGCTCAACATCAGGATCTGGCAAAAGCACCTGtggtcattttggtttttttcctgaacgtAGGTCTGGTACAGAAGGTCTCAAAGCCCAGCAGACTTTCATTGCCTGGATTTGTGAACGAATATATAACAGATTGGGTATTGCTTCCAAGGGCCTCCCCCTCGCTGCACAGCTGTGCAGAGTGTCCACATAGGCAGAAGTTTTGCTTCTTTGGCGAGCGTGTGCTTTGTTGCTggaagcagaaaggcttgcaTTTTTCATACAAGTCCCTGCAGCCCCATCAGGGTGGAAATCCAGAAGGAGCCTTCTGCTTCCAGCACACTTAGGTACTTCTCTGAAATGGGCTCAGGGATAGACAGAGTAGAGACATAGAGTCAAggacaaaatttctttttttggtgtggtcAGATCAATTTACATTTAGGCAAAATTAACAGAATCACCCCGAAGCAGAAGATCATTTAGTATCAGATGATTTTGCTGGACACCTACTTCTAGCCAACTCACCAGACAGTTAACGCAACTATCCTTAGAGAGGCCCCGGTGCAAATATAGCCGTGAAGGTACAGCTGTGGTATGGAATTTCAGATGAAATCAGGGTTGCCAGTAAACAGGTAAGAACTTCACTTTTCCTGTCTAAAGTTTGCCCTTGTTTGTTCCTAGCAAAGCATATCAGGACTCATTTAGCTTTTTGATTTATTGACATTGGAATTTTTGGCTAGAGAGCACAGAGAAGCCATTCAATTATGAGTCAGATTCATACAAGAAGCAGTTTCTTCTAGTCTCTGTAGGCTGTTATTGCAGTGCTCCAAAGGAAAGAAATCCGACTTATTGCTGCTGCTGATTAGATAATCCAGGTACAGAAAAGGTCCGCAGAATAGTTGAAAATAGGGAAACGTAAAAAGCCACGATGTAACAGAAGGCATGTTAGCTAGATGCGGGAGAAGATAGACTGCCCCAAgatacagaaaaggaagaaaatgctgttgCAAGTGATTATACCCAGAGATCCCATCATGCAGAATTGGAGCCACTTATGAAGAGAACTGGTCATGAATTTTCTGATTAAATAGATTCCACATGTATTTGGCAAAAATCCTGACTTGGATTAAGCAATCTCAACTTGAATATACTAGCAGTAAGTAGAAATTCAGTCCACTCCCAATGATGGAAATTTGTATCTTTAACTTTGCTTCTCTAAATAAACTCTATTTCTTTAGCTGTGGTAGGTGGAGACGGCATAGTTGTGAAATACTGCGGGCTCTAACGGTGTGTACGCCTCTGTGAATGGTGACAAATCTTACAGAAGGGCAACTACCCCCTCTGCCAGCAAGTCCATGGAGACAAGGACCACACTTACATGATTGCTCTGGAAAATTTTTTAGTGGTTTAAAGAATGATGCTTGGGAGGCCACAGAAGGGCTGATGCTCACCCACTCACAGCCTCGCTGGCTGCTGTCACACAGAGGAAGCCATTTCCTGCCTCTCCAGATAGTGTTGATGCATTCCAGTCCCTCCTACGCTCCCTGCCACAGCCACCACCATGCCCATCATCCTAcaggacaggcagctgcctgcctgtcTGACTGCCTCCAGCACCCAGTTACACAACAGGGTGGATAGCAGGGGTGGCTGGTGGGCAGGCGGCCTGCTGACCCATCTTGGCAGGCTGTTGAAACCAAGGACATAGCAGGGGTGACTGTGTCAGAGATTTGTCTTCCCTGGAGCTGTTGCCTGTTTTGCCTTTGTAACACACCAAAATGGGGTGGGAGGGCACAACTGCCAGGCACAAACCGAAATGAATCCTTGATTTTGCTCTGCACATTGCTCCCCATGAGCTGGAGGTTACTGTCATGGCAGATCAGCTGCTTAGGACTGCTTGTGTGCTCTCTGTCCATGAGCTACCTGGAACTGCAGCAGTCCATGAAGCTCTAACATTATCCCCTCCTACGTCTTTGCTGCTGGATCACTGACAATCATGAGTAGATCATGGGGTGTAAGTTGAATGACTACCACCAGATGCATGAGAAGAGGTCCAGTGGTACTCTTAAGTCCCTTCTCTCCTCAGGTGCTGATTCCCCTCTTCACAGGGCAGCCACTGCCATcggagaagctccaggaggttaTGGAGGGGCTGTCCACTTCCCTGAAGCAATTTGAGGAGAGGTTTCTGCAGGACAAGGCTTTTATCATTGGGAGCGAGATCTCTCTGGCAGATCTTGTGGCCATTGTGGAGCTGATGCAAGTGAGTGCTGGAGTGTGGTAAGGAAATCTCAGCACAGGGGAAAACATGCTGCTGGGCAGGGCGGGCTGCAGCATGTGGTAACACTTCACTAGAAAGAGGAGTGAGGACATATCTCAACAGAACTGGCCTAAGACAATGAGGAGAATATGGGAGTGGGTTcagaaaagcagttaaaaaaaaaaaagctgtctgaaaCCGATCtctcttgtttctcttctctaACAATACTTCTTCATCCTTTATAGTGACTTTATTTTTAACCTACAGAGAAGGAGTTAATATATAAAAGTGAGAAGCAATACCAGACAGGCCTgatgaaataagaaaattataTTGGAATATTTTTATCATACAAGAACATTCTTCTTCAGATGGTACTTGTCCATACCACGTCTGGAAGATGCAAGACTGAATCTCAGACAGAGGCAATCAAATTAAGCCTGTTACAAACTGGTTGTTCTCTGCCAGACCAACAGCGCCTGGATCCTGCAGCCGAGAAGTGATTCTTTCTCCCAGTTCTGTATCCCAGGGACTAAAAAATAGCAGTTCTGCTGCTCTACAGCATTGTGTTCCAGAGAGTGGCACAGGCAGAAAGTAGAAGGGGGGTAGATTATGTCAACTAAGACATCAGTTCAATTAAACGCTTAGCATTTTGTGCTGTGGTTTTGCTGTATGATACAGCACTTCGTACTGCGGACTGTGCAGTTGTTCCTGGAACTGTGAGCCCACCACATTTTCAACGCTGTAGCTGAAAATCACAAGCAGTGGTAatcatctctgctgcttttaACAGCTGTGCCGACACTCAGGAATTGACTTGTAAATACCCTTTAAAATATAGGCTAGCTTCTGTGTCCCCCAAATGGATATACCCGACCAGAGGAGATTTCCCTCCTTCCTAGTGCTCCTCTTTGAgctcttcttccattttttttccgcTATGTGTACCTGCAGGTACACTTTTGGTGCCTGTTGTCTGGGTGAAGAAGTGACTGCCCAGTGCCTCACTGTTGCTCTCTCCCCCTTTCTGCAGCCTGTTGGAGTCGGTTGTGACATCTTTGAAGACAGACCAAGGCTGATGGAGTGGCGCAGGCGggtggaggatgctgtgggaaaagaGCTTTTCTTCCAAGCCCATGAGATGATCCTTAATATCAAAGAACTGAGCAACATTCAAATTGATCCACAGCTGAAAGAGCATCTGGCACCTGTgttgatgaagatgatgaaatgAATTAACCTATCTTACCATTTTTCCTgcccattttttttaacttcttctcTGACATCCAGTTCTACATGTAACTGGAAAGAGCACTGTAATTTTAACACAGAAATCGCAGAGTGTTTCACCCCACACCAGGCCTTTCCTGTATCTTTGGGGGTGAAAGCTGGGGAAGGTTTAAGACTTGAAACACTAAATTTATAAAAAAGGCTGAGGCCCTACAGGGTCACTTAACATGTGCATCTGGCTTTTATTTCAGTGTCAGTCTTCTCAGAGATGGTAGTGACACGAACGGTATTTCCTGACAAAATTTGAGCCAGCCTGCAAACTGGGAATATTAGAGAACTGTATAGGATGTGCgttgttttcatgtgtttttaatgTTTGCAGCTCCTTCGCAAGTGGCAAGCTCTGCAAAGTGTGCCTGATCCTCACCTTCCCAGCACATGTCTGCACAGACAAGTAAAGCACAAAACTACAGGCagccataaaaatgaaaaaagtccttgattttttttatttaagtttcttAGTGCTGAGGCATCTTGCTTGGCTGACCATGTACATTCCACACTTCTTCTATGTCCCTTTAAGGTTCCTGTGAGAAGTTTCTTCATATTAATCTACAACCATGAATCTTCGTAATTCTTCAGTTTAATCGCTACTCTTCATCTCTGCAAGCCTGGGTTTCGCTGGTGCTCGGTCTGCCAGTACATGTGTCAGGGGCTGTTGTTGGAGATTGGTGCAGTAAAGACCAAGCAACTTCAGAAAGCTGAAGGTGGTCACAACCTTCAAATAACTGCCTACCTAACGTACTCTGTTGATATTATATAGGGAATACACTGAAAGAATGCATTCACAGTGATTTCTTGAAATATGAATGACAGCAATCAAATTGGTTTTTTCTGTGGTAGTACTGTAATAGCAATCCACGTTTCTCCTAGAAAACGCAGAGGGGGAATAAATCTAGACATGCTCTTCTGAGACTGTTGTGGATGGAAGTTCACCAAGTAAGTCATCCTGTGCAGCTGAAGTAATAAGAGAGATTTTGTGGCATTGAGCAACATATGCATCACAATAAAAGGGCAGAGAGTTGTTTTGGACCTTTTGGGCTCTTTTTCTTGGCTGTGTTTATTTCTGGTTAGCTGTAGCTCAAATACAAAACCCTTTTGTACTGCAGCACAATTTATGAGAGAATCCAaacatttccagtttcttcagttGAAAATTGCAGATTGTAAAGGATGCAGAAGCTGGTGGAATATATATCTTTGCATGTTTCCGTTCATAAGTAGCTGTTTCCCTTGAACCTTACCCTGAAATCCTCGCCCAGGAATGCTTCCTGTAAGGAATAAGACAAAATGAGTAAACAATTCAGGAATGGCTTCTCTCGCTGATCAAATAGTTTCTTTCCAATACTACCATGTCTTGGCTAATGACGTTTCTGCTGGTAAGTTCTATAAACTTGATGTGTTCTGGTGGTGTTTTTCACTAAGGTTTCAGTTCTAGATAGTACTGATTTAGTCCAGAGCCTAGGGAGATCTTTAAATTCCCTGTCTGGAAAGAGATTTCCATTGTATACTTTGGCTTGCATTAGCAGGAAATTTTGTTTTGTGATCATGTTCTCTAGAAAGACAAGAGACCTGACTGAAGGCCCTCGCTTTTAATGAACCAAAAATATTAGCAACAGGCATACGTTTATTCCCAcccttcctttattttattcACAAACAGTAGCTGAATAATATGTTTTTATTGATGATTTATTCACAAAATATTGTTTACAACTGAGTTAAATTTTAAATGGGAAGTGGTTGATTTTTTTGATAATTTTGAGAGTGGAATTGCTAAGTGGATGGTGACACGTGCAAATGtctgcaggagggaaaaaacctaCCATGATTTTCCAAAGGCTGAGCCTGTTTGAGAATACTTGCTGCTGGTGGTATCCTCTCTTGGTGGTATGTTCATCCCCCTACAAGCATTTTAATTGCCTGTTCCAAgacaga
This Chroicocephalus ridibundus chromosome 13, bChrRid1.1, whole genome shotgun sequence DNA region includes the following protein-coding sequences:
- the LOC134523109 gene encoding glutathione S-transferase theta-1; amino-acid sequence: MGLELYLDLLSQPCRSIYIFARSNNIPFEFKHVELFKDSVLGKKQAAGSGAEQPRAGPSNSEGAGKISLLKKVPALKDGDFTLAECTAILLYLSRKYNTPDHWYPSDIQKRARVDEYLSWHHANIRANAPKTMWIKVLIPLFTGQPLPSEKLQEVMEGLSTSLKQFEERFLQDKAFIIGSEISLADLVAIVELMQPVGVGCDIFEDRPRLMEWRRRVEDAVGKELFFQAHEMILNIKELSNIQIDPQLKEHLAPVLMKMMK